A genomic window from Triticum urartu cultivar G1812 chromosome 7, Tu2.1, whole genome shotgun sequence includes:
- the LOC125521979 gene encoding sucrose:sucrose 1-fructosyltransferase-like, with the protein MAPRDRKTSRSKDFLLSSGTAAVPVKSRSAVPDTPPVLFAYGALPYQQSGGRRRWRECTVVLGAVAMVALFLTHALLPRASVLSEETRGQARADQNIIVAAGADADGFPWSNEMLQWQRTGFHFQPEKNYMNDPNAPMYYRGRYHFFYQYNPTGVVWGNITWGHAVSRDLVHWRHLPLAMVPDQWYDIHGVLTGSATILPNGTVIVLYTGKTDTSAQVQCLALPADPDDPLLVNWTKHPANPVILPPPGIGLQDFRDPTTAWFDRSDLTWRTLIGSKDNNGHAGIALMYKTKDFIRYELIPEVLHRVEGTGMWECVDFYPVGGSNNSSEEALYVLKASMDDERHDYYALGRYNAATNTWTPLDPELDVGIGLRYDWGKFFAATSFYDPVKRRRVMWAYVGETDSLSANVAKGWASVQTIPRTVVLDEKTRTNLLQWPVEEIEALRFNSADFGVITIHTGSIIPLRLRQATQLDIEASFRLDASAIAIINEADINYNCSTSGGASTMGALGPFGLLIHATGNGGSEQLAVYFYVSRGLDGALRTHFCHDELLSSRANDVMKRVVGSTVPVLDGEALSVRVLVDHSIVESFAMGGRLTATSRVYPMEAVHMAAGVYLFNNATGSSITVEKLVVHEMASASYNQTFVADDDS; encoded by the exons CCGTACCAGCAgagcggcgggcggcggaggtgGCGCGAGTGCACCGTCGTGCTGGGCGCCGTGGCCATGGTGGCGCTCTTCCTCACCCACGCGCTCCTCCCAAGGGCCAGCGTGTTGTCCGAGGAGACGCGCGGGCAGGCACGAGCGGACCAGAACATCATAGTCGCTGCCGGCGCCGATGCCGACGGGTTCCCGTGGAGCAACGAGATGCTGCAGTGGCAGCGAACCGGGTTCCATTTCCAGCCGGAGAAGAACTACATGAACG aTCCAAACG CTCCCATGTACTATCGTGGACGGTACCACTTCTTCTACCAGTACAACCCCACCGGCGTCGTCTGGGGCAACATCACGTGGGGCCACGCCGTGTCGCGGGACCTGGTCCACTGGCGCCACCTCCCTCTCGCCATGGTGCCCGACCAGTGGTACGACATCCACGGCGTTCTCACCGGCTCCGCCACCATACTCCCCAACGGCACCGTCATCGTGCTCTACACAGGCAAAACCGACACCTCTGCTCAGGTCCAGTGCCTCGCCCTTCCCGCCGACCCGGATGATCCCCTCCTTGTCAACTGGACCAAGCATCCCGCCAACCCTGTCATCCTCCCGCCCCCCGGCATCGGCCTCCAGGACTTCCGCGACCCCACCACCGCCTGGTTTGACCGGTCTGACCTGACATGGCGCACCCTCATCGGCTCCAAGGACAACAACGGCCACGCCGGCATCGCCTTGATGTACAAGACCAAAGACTTCATCAGGTACGAGCTCATCCCCGAGGTGCTCCACCGCGTCGAGGGCACCGGCATGTGGGAGTGCGTCGACTTCTACCCGGTCGGCGGCAGCAACAATTCCTCCGAGGAGGCGTTGTACGTGTTGAAGGCGAGCATGGACGACGAACGACATGACTACTACGCGCTCGGGAGATATAATGCGGCGACCAACACGTGGACGCCGTTGGACCCAGAGCTGGACGTCGGGATCGGGCTGAGGTATGACTGGGGAAAGTTTTTCGCTGCCACGTCTTTCTACGACCCGGTGAAACGGCGGCGCGTGATGTGGGCTTATGTCGGCGAGACCGACTCCTTGAGTGCCAACGTTGCCAAGGGATGGGCTTCGGTCCAG ACGATTCCGAGGACGGTAGTGTTGGATGAGAAGACCCGGACGAACCTCCTCCAATGGCCGGTAGAGGAGATCGAGGCCCTCCGCTTCAACAGCGCCGACTTTGGCGTCATCACTATCCACACTGGATCCATCATCCCTCTCCGCCTCCGCCAAGCCACTCAGCTTGACATCGAGGCCTCCTTTCGCCTGGACGCTTCCGCTATTGCCATCATCAACGAGGCTGACATCAACTACAACTGCAGCACCAGCGGTGGAGCCTCAACCATGGGCGCACTTGGTCCCTTCGGCCTCCTCATCCACGCTACTGGTAATGGTGGCAGCGAACAACTCGCGGTTTACTTCTATGTATCGAGGGGCCTTGACGGGGCACTCCGAACCCACTTCTGCCATGACGAATTGTTGTCGTCTCGGGCGAATGATGTCATGAAGAGAGTGGTGGGCAGCACGGTGCCAGTGCTCGATGGCGAGGCTCTATCTGTGAGGGTGCTCGTGGACCATTCGATTGTGGAGAGCTTCGCGATGGGTGGGAGGTTGACGGCCACGTCGCGGGTGTACCCAATGGAAGCCGTCCACATGGCAGCGGGGGTATACCTTTTCAACAACGCCACAGGCTCCTCCATCACCGTCGAGAAGCTTGTAGTTCATGAGATGGCCTCGGCATCTTACAACCAGACTTTCGTGGCCGACGACGACTCGTAG